Proteins encoded by one window of Enterococcus faecalis:
- a CDS encoding acyltransferase family protein yields the protein MENDKRIYKWDNVKLFLIFLVIFGHILDREASPSRLMETINFWIYSFHMPAFIFVSGLFSKHAIKQRKYLRLLSFVWLYLLAKLLITLANFAFANKMNFDLLNETGVPWYLLSLASFYLITIFLQRVQPKIMLPIIIVIGCASGYLPVEGFLSLGRTLGFFPFFYCGYLMDIQKLQTFLDHRKVKWAAIGVILSSFLFVNSQWSLATKFWGFLTGWASYAEISPAFEYSSFIQLFFYVSAALVSLSWFALLPKRKLPLSALGKDTLYPYLLHMPLIILLESGLQLDTLFKEWFTFRILALFFLALFILAITNMPVVKRGADYLFNPIAYVLPKQWLKVK from the coding sequence ATGGAAAACGACAAGCGAATTTATAAATGGGACAACGTGAAACTTTTTTTAATTTTCTTAGTGATTTTTGGGCATATTTTAGATCGTGAAGCTTCTCCTTCACGACTCATGGAAACGATCAACTTTTGGATCTATTCATTCCATATGCCGGCCTTTATTTTTGTCTCTGGACTCTTTAGTAAACATGCCATTAAACAACGAAAATATCTACGCTTACTTTCCTTTGTTTGGCTTTATCTCTTAGCGAAGTTGTTGATTACACTTGCTAATTTCGCCTTTGCAAATAAAATGAATTTTGATTTACTGAACGAAACGGGCGTTCCTTGGTACTTACTTTCCTTAGCAAGTTTCTACTTAATTACCATCTTTCTTCAGCGCGTTCAGCCGAAAATCATGTTGCCCATCATCATTGTTATCGGCTGCGCCTCAGGCTATTTACCTGTGGAAGGTTTCTTGTCTTTAGGACGGACTCTGGGCTTCTTCCCTTTCTTCTATTGTGGCTACTTAATGGATATTCAAAAGCTACAAACCTTTTTAGATCATCGCAAAGTCAAATGGGCAGCGATAGGCGTAATTTTAAGCTCCTTTTTATTTGTAAATAGTCAATGGTCATTGGCAACGAAATTTTGGGGCTTCTTAACTGGTTGGGCTTCCTACGCTGAAATTAGTCCGGCCTTTGAATACAGTAGTTTCATTCAGCTGTTCTTTTACGTTTCTGCAGCATTGGTGTCTCTTTCTTGGTTTGCATTATTGCCGAAACGAAAGTTACCTTTAAGCGCCCTCGGAAAAGATACCCTCTACCCTTATCTCTTGCATATGCCCTTAATTATTCTGTTGGAAAGTGGTTTGCAATTAGACACACTCTTTAAAGAATGGTTTACTTTCCGAATCTTGGCGCTCTTCTTCTTAGCCCTCTTCATTTTAGCTATTACGAATATGCCTGTGGTGAAACGGGGAGCGGATTATCTTTTTAATCCAATTGCGTATGTGTTGCCAAAACAATGGTTAAAAGTTAAATAA
- the pepV gene encoding dipeptidase PepV: protein MTIDWTKEVEARKDDLLEDLQNLLRINSERDDAQATPEAPFGPGPVAGLKHMLAYGERDGFTVKNVDNYAGHIEYGEGDETLGIFGHMDVVPAGDGWETDPYEPVIKDGKIYARGASDDKGPSMAAYYAMKIIKELGLPVSKKIRFVVGSDEESGWGDMDYYFQHEEAPDFGFSPDAEFPIINGEKGNVTIRLTFRGGNGADYKLESFKSGLRENMVPGTADAVVTAASADEAASLAASFETFIKQEAKISGNAELSDKTVTFHVVGKGAHGASPQSGINAATFLATFLNDYSFAEGAYSFINTIAEFIHEDFYGEKLGVAFEDEKMGKLTMNAGIVNFDPENPENSLVTLNFRYPKGTSAEELQAKVQATVGETVTATQGDRNQEPHYVPVDDPLVATLLQVYEDHTGEKGQEQIIGGGTYGRLLKRGVAYGAMFPGYTDTMHQANEFMELDDLFRAAAIYADAIYRLAK, encoded by the coding sequence ATGACAATTGATTGGACAAAAGAAGTCGAAGCACGTAAAGACGACTTATTAGAAGATTTACAAAACTTATTACGGATCAACAGTGAACGTGATGATGCACAAGCAACACCTGAAGCGCCCTTTGGACCTGGACCAGTTGCTGGCTTAAAACACATGTTAGCGTATGGTGAACGTGATGGCTTTACGGTGAAAAATGTCGACAATTACGCTGGACACATTGAATATGGTGAAGGCGACGAAACGTTAGGGATTTTTGGTCATATGGACGTTGTTCCTGCTGGTGATGGTTGGGAAACAGATCCTTATGAACCAGTCATTAAAGATGGCAAAATTTATGCACGTGGTGCAAGCGATGATAAAGGCCCAAGTATGGCTGCTTATTACGCAATGAAAATTATCAAAGAATTAGGCTTACCCGTGTCTAAAAAAATCCGTTTCGTAGTAGGAAGTGACGAAGAAAGCGGCTGGGGCGATATGGATTACTATTTCCAACATGAAGAAGCGCCAGACTTTGGTTTCTCACCAGATGCTGAGTTCCCAATTATTAATGGGGAAAAAGGAAATGTGACGATTCGTTTAACTTTCCGAGGCGGTAACGGTGCTGATTATAAATTAGAAAGCTTCAAATCTGGCTTACGTGAAAACATGGTTCCGGGAACAGCAGATGCTGTTGTAACGGCTGCTTCAGCAGACGAAGCGGCTTCACTAGCTGCTAGCTTTGAAACATTCATCAAACAAGAAGCAAAAATTTCAGGTAACGCAGAACTTTCAGATAAAACAGTGACTTTTCATGTAGTTGGTAAAGGTGCTCACGGTGCTAGCCCACAATCTGGAATTAACGCAGCGACTTTCTTGGCAACTTTCTTAAATGATTACAGCTTTGCAGAAGGCGCATACAGCTTTATTAATACCATTGCTGAATTTATCCATGAAGATTTTTATGGCGAAAAATTAGGTGTGGCTTTTGAAGACGAAAAAATGGGTAAATTGACAATGAACGCTGGGATTGTTAACTTTGATCCAGAAAATCCTGAAAATAGCTTAGTAACATTAAACTTCCGCTATCCAAAAGGAACTTCAGCAGAAGAATTACAAGCAAAAGTTCAAGCAACAGTCGGTGAAACGGTCACTGCAACACAAGGAGATCGCAACCAAGAACCGCATTATGTACCAGTTGATGATCCATTGGTGGCAACGTTACTACAAGTTTACGAAGACCATACAGGCGAAAAAGGCCAAGAACAAATCATTGGTGGCGGTACTTATGGCCGCTTATTAAAACGTGGTGTTGCCTATGGCGCAATGTTCCCTGGCTACACAGACACAATGCACCAAGCCAACGAATTTATGGAATTAGATGACTTATTCCGAGCAGCTGCTATTTATGCAGATGCGATTTATCGTTTAGCGAAGTAA